In a genomic window of Sarcophilus harrisii chromosome 4, mSarHar1.11, whole genome shotgun sequence:
- the FLOT2 gene encoding flotillin-2 isoform X1, giving the protein MGNCYTVGPNEALVVSGGCFSPDAKKYVFGGWAWAWWFVSDTQRISLEIMTLQPRCEDVETAEGVALTVTGVAQVKIMTENELLAVACEQFLGKNVHDIKNVVLQTLEGHLRSILGTLTVEQIYQDRDQFAKLVREVAAPDVGRMGIEILSFTIKDVYDKVNYLSSLGKSQTAQVQRDADIGVAEAERDAGIREAECKKEMLDMKFLADTYIADSKRSFELKKSAFTEEVSIKTAEAQLAYELQAAKEQQKIRQEELEIEVVQRKKQIDVEEQEILRTTKELVSTIRQPSEAEAHRIQQIAEGEKVKKVLLAQAEAEKIRKIGEAEAMVIEALGKAEAERMKLKAEAYQLYGHAAKLALVLDALPAIAAKVSAPLTKVDEVVVLSGDNSKVTSEVTRLLAELPASVHALTGVDLSKIPLVQKATGTQG; this is encoded by the exons GATTTCACTAGAGATAATGACGTTGCAGCCCCGTTGTGAGGACGTAGAGACGGCCGAGGGGGTAGCTTTAACTGTGACGGGTGTCGCCCAG GTGAAAATCATGACGGAGAACGAGCTATTGGCTGTGGCCTGCGAGCAGTTCCTGGGGAAAAACGTTCATGACATCAAGAATGTGGTTCTGCAGACCTTGGAGGGCCACCTCCGGTCCATCTTAG GGACCCTGACCGTGGAGCAGATCTACCAGGACCGGGACCAGTTTGCCAAGCTGGTGAGGGAAGTGGCCGCCCCCGATGTGGGTCGCATGGGGATCGAGATCCTCAGCTTCACCATCAAG GACGTGTACGACAAAGTGAATTACCTGAGCTCCCTGGGAAAGTCGCAGACGGCCCAGGTCCAGAGAGACGCTGACATTGGAGTGGCCGAGGCAGAACGGGACGCGGGCATCAGG gAAGCTGAGTGCAAGAAGGAAATGTTGGATATGAAGTTCCTGGCAGACACATACATCGCCGACTCCAAACGCTCCTTCGAGCTGAAGAAGTCGGCCTTCACGGAGGAAGTCAGCATCAAG ACAGCGGAGGCCCAGCTGGCCTACGAGCTGCAGGCTGCCAAGGAGCAGCAGAAGATCCGGCAGGAGGAGCTGGAGATCGAGGTCGTGCAGAGGAAGAAGCAGATAGATGTGGAGGAGCAGGAGATCCTGCGCACCACCAAGGAGCTGGTGTCCACCATCCGGCAGCCCTCAGAGGCCGAGGCCCACCGCATACAGCAGATCGCCGAAGGAGAGAA ggtgAAGAAGGTGCTCCTGGCCCAGGCAGAGGCCGAGAAGATTCGCAAGATCGGGGAGGCCGAGGCGATGGTGATCGAGGCCCTGGGCAAGGCCGAGGCCGAGCGCATGAAACTCAAGGCTGAGGCCTACCAGCTGTACGGCCACGCGGCCAAGCTGGCACTGGTGCTCGACGCCCTCCCCGCG ATCGCTGCCAAAGTGTCCGCCCCTCTGACCAAAGTCGACGAGGTCGTGGTGCTCAGTGGGGACAACAGCAAGGTGACCAGCGAAGTGACTCGCCTGCTGGCAGAGCTGCCGGCTTCCGTGCACGCCCTCACTGGGGTGGACTTGTCCAAG ATCCCTCTGGTCCAGAAGGCCACCGGCACCCAGGGGTGA
- the FLOT2 gene encoding flotillin-2 isoform X4 produces MGLVVCVRYPKVKIMTENELLAVACEQFLGKNVHDIKNVVLQTLEGHLRSILGTLTVEQIYQDRDQFAKLVREVAAPDVGRMGIEILSFTIKDVYDKVNYLSSLGKSQTAQVQRDADIGVAEAERDAGIREAECKKEMLDMKFLADTYIADSKRSFELKKSAFTEEVSIKTAEAQLAYELQAAKEQQKIRQEELEIEVVQRKKQIDVEEQEILRTTKELVSTIRQPSEAEAHRIQQIAEGEKVKKVLLAQAEAEKIRKIGEAEAMVIEALGKAEAERMKLKAEAYQLYGHAAKLALVLDALPAIAAKVSAPLTKVDEVVVLSGDNSKVTSEVTRLLAELPASVHALTGVDLSKIPLVQKATGTQG; encoded by the exons GTGAAAATCATGACGGAGAACGAGCTATTGGCTGTGGCCTGCGAGCAGTTCCTGGGGAAAAACGTTCATGACATCAAGAATGTGGTTCTGCAGACCTTGGAGGGCCACCTCCGGTCCATCTTAG GGACCCTGACCGTGGAGCAGATCTACCAGGACCGGGACCAGTTTGCCAAGCTGGTGAGGGAAGTGGCCGCCCCCGATGTGGGTCGCATGGGGATCGAGATCCTCAGCTTCACCATCAAG GACGTGTACGACAAAGTGAATTACCTGAGCTCCCTGGGAAAGTCGCAGACGGCCCAGGTCCAGAGAGACGCTGACATTGGAGTGGCCGAGGCAGAACGGGACGCGGGCATCAGG gAAGCTGAGTGCAAGAAGGAAATGTTGGATATGAAGTTCCTGGCAGACACATACATCGCCGACTCCAAACGCTCCTTCGAGCTGAAGAAGTCGGCCTTCACGGAGGAAGTCAGCATCAAG ACAGCGGAGGCCCAGCTGGCCTACGAGCTGCAGGCTGCCAAGGAGCAGCAGAAGATCCGGCAGGAGGAGCTGGAGATCGAGGTCGTGCAGAGGAAGAAGCAGATAGATGTGGAGGAGCAGGAGATCCTGCGCACCACCAAGGAGCTGGTGTCCACCATCCGGCAGCCCTCAGAGGCCGAGGCCCACCGCATACAGCAGATCGCCGAAGGAGAGAA ggtgAAGAAGGTGCTCCTGGCCCAGGCAGAGGCCGAGAAGATTCGCAAGATCGGGGAGGCCGAGGCGATGGTGATCGAGGCCCTGGGCAAGGCCGAGGCCGAGCGCATGAAACTCAAGGCTGAGGCCTACCAGCTGTACGGCCACGCGGCCAAGCTGGCACTGGTGCTCGACGCCCTCCCCGCG ATCGCTGCCAAAGTGTCCGCCCCTCTGACCAAAGTCGACGAGGTCGTGGTGCTCAGTGGGGACAACAGCAAGGTGACCAGCGAAGTGACTCGCCTGCTGGCAGAGCTGCCGGCTTCCGTGCACGCCCTCACTGGGGTGGACTTGTCCAAG ATCCCTCTGGTCCAGAAGGCCACCGGCACCCAGGGGTGA
- the FLOT2 gene encoding flotillin-2 isoform X3 codes for MTLQPRCEDVETAEGVALTVTGVAQVKIMTENELLAVACEQFLGKNVHDIKNVVLQTLEGHLRSILGTLTVEQIYQDRDQFAKLVREVAAPDVGRMGIEILSFTIKDVYDKVNYLSSLGKSQTAQVQRDADIGVAEAERDAGIREAECKKEMLDMKFLADTYIADSKRSFELKKSAFTEEVSIKTAEAQLAYELQAAKEQQKIRQEELEIEVVQRKKQIDVEEQEILRTTKELVSTIRQPSEAEAHRIQQIAEGEKVKKVLLAQAEAEKIRKIGEAEAMVIEALGKAEAERMKLKAEAYQLYGHAAKLALVLDALPAIAAKVSAPLTKVDEVVVLSGDNSKVTSEVTRLLAELPASVHALTGVDLSKIPLVQKATGTQG; via the exons ATGACGTTGCAGCCCCGTTGTGAGGACGTAGAGACGGCCGAGGGGGTAGCTTTAACTGTGACGGGTGTCGCCCAG GTGAAAATCATGACGGAGAACGAGCTATTGGCTGTGGCCTGCGAGCAGTTCCTGGGGAAAAACGTTCATGACATCAAGAATGTGGTTCTGCAGACCTTGGAGGGCCACCTCCGGTCCATCTTAG GGACCCTGACCGTGGAGCAGATCTACCAGGACCGGGACCAGTTTGCCAAGCTGGTGAGGGAAGTGGCCGCCCCCGATGTGGGTCGCATGGGGATCGAGATCCTCAGCTTCACCATCAAG GACGTGTACGACAAAGTGAATTACCTGAGCTCCCTGGGAAAGTCGCAGACGGCCCAGGTCCAGAGAGACGCTGACATTGGAGTGGCCGAGGCAGAACGGGACGCGGGCATCAGG gAAGCTGAGTGCAAGAAGGAAATGTTGGATATGAAGTTCCTGGCAGACACATACATCGCCGACTCCAAACGCTCCTTCGAGCTGAAGAAGTCGGCCTTCACGGAGGAAGTCAGCATCAAG ACAGCGGAGGCCCAGCTGGCCTACGAGCTGCAGGCTGCCAAGGAGCAGCAGAAGATCCGGCAGGAGGAGCTGGAGATCGAGGTCGTGCAGAGGAAGAAGCAGATAGATGTGGAGGAGCAGGAGATCCTGCGCACCACCAAGGAGCTGGTGTCCACCATCCGGCAGCCCTCAGAGGCCGAGGCCCACCGCATACAGCAGATCGCCGAAGGAGAGAA ggtgAAGAAGGTGCTCCTGGCCCAGGCAGAGGCCGAGAAGATTCGCAAGATCGGGGAGGCCGAGGCGATGGTGATCGAGGCCCTGGGCAAGGCCGAGGCCGAGCGCATGAAACTCAAGGCTGAGGCCTACCAGCTGTACGGCCACGCGGCCAAGCTGGCACTGGTGCTCGACGCCCTCCCCGCG ATCGCTGCCAAAGTGTCCGCCCCTCTGACCAAAGTCGACGAGGTCGTGGTGCTCAGTGGGGACAACAGCAAGGTGACCAGCGAAGTGACTCGCCTGCTGGCAGAGCTGCCGGCTTCCGTGCACGCCCTCACTGGGGTGGACTTGTCCAAG ATCCCTCTGGTCCAGAAGGCCACCGGCACCCAGGGGTGA